The Verrucomicrobiia bacterium sequence AAAATACGGTCAAGGCGGAAGGAAAATCGAAGACGCCGGTCTCCCACCAGGCGTAGGCCAGCCCTGCCAAAATTGGCACCAAACCGGCCGGCATTTGATGAAACCGGAGCAAAAAAAGCATTTCCCGGAATTTCATCCGGCCAATATGGACTTCCGGGGTCGGGAATTCAAGAACTCCCAATGGAATTTTTTTCGGCTTCAGGCGTCAAAAACTCTTGACAAGCCCATAGGGAGGAGTGAATATTTCCGGCGCTATCCAAGTTAGCCGCCAGAATTGAGGGGTATTTGGCCAAAACCTTGCCCCGTCCCACCGGGGCCGCCCGTGGTTGGCGTAGTCATACCACACAGAAAAGGGAGGTAGTATGGTATTCCGCAAACGGTTTTTGACCTGGACGGCCGGGGGGCTTCTGTTTCTATTCCCGGCCGGTCTTCTCGGCGCCGCTTTTCAGATTGGGGGGACGGCGGGCCGAAAGGCGATCGATACCTTGACCGTGGAGGACGGCACGGTTTTTGGCAAGGTGGCCGGCAACGTGGACATGATAATTTTCGAAACCGATTCGCTGGCCTCGGCCAACGCCACCCGCAACCGGATCGTTTTTGAAGGATTGAATCAGTTGGATTGCAAATTCTTCCGCATTCAGGCGCTGGAGACAGACCGGGTCCAGATTAACGCCACCGGCAATCGGATCCTGGTCTCCCTTAAACTGAACGGGTTGGAGCTGACCAGCGACAGCAGCAAGGCGGGCCAAACCTTTACGCGG is a genomic window containing:
- a CDS encoding IPTL-CTERM sorting domain-containing protein, with the translated sequence MVFRKRFLTWTAGGLLFLFPAGLLGAAFQIGGTAGRKAIDTLTVEDGTVFGKVAGNVDMIIFETDSLASANATRNRIVFEGLNQLDCKFFRIQALETDRVQINATGNRILVSLKLNGLELTSDSSKAGQTFTRNDANQNPSLPACGSASSLSFYGLVVLALLLAGTAVWMFRRRDTKLA